A region of Thermococcus piezophilus DNA encodes the following proteins:
- a CDS encoding pyridoxal-phosphate dependent enzyme, which translates to MRVKCPSCRRVYSSLIPPKCSCGAPLTITYDYESIDVSKWRNRVKGVWRYRELLPDVKEVVSLSEGGTPLLKAKLGEEMGLNVFIKDETRNPTGSFRDRLVSVAVSYGLSYAENGFVVASNGNAAASLAAYAARAGKEAYTVVPNLIEKCKLTQIAAFGARIIRYGESVDEGISYADGLAEGKGLYNVTPERNVVGLEGQKTIAFELWEELSPTHVIVPTGSGSNLYSIYKGFKELLTIRAIDEMPRMIVVQAERCSPIASEVLGIEPKAEPTKALGLYVKNPLTKGLALEAIRESDGTAVLVGDDELDLGERLLAKEGIFAEYASAVIVPALLKLAEEGYFNRDDRIALIVTSSGLKGHYSESREKFAIGGTKLEILKLLSERSMYGYEIWEALEKPLKYQAVYQHLSELESLGLIEESYRKGRRVYYGITEKGRKFLETLSA; encoded by the coding sequence ATGCGGGTGAAGTGTCCCTCCTGTAGGAGGGTCTATTCCTCCCTTATTCCCCCTAAGTGCTCCTGTGGGGCGCCCTTGACCATAACCTACGACTACGAGTCCATAGACGTTTCCAAGTGGAGGAACCGTGTTAAGGGTGTCTGGCGCTATAGGGAGCTTCTTCCGGACGTCAAGGAAGTTGTGAGCCTGAGTGAAGGTGGGACTCCCCTTTTGAAGGCTAAATTGGGGGAGGAAATGGGCCTAAACGTCTTCATCAAGGACGAGACGAGGAACCCTACCGGTTCCTTTAGGGACAGGCTCGTTAGTGTGGCTGTTTCATACGGTCTGTCCTACGCTGAGAACGGTTTTGTCGTTGCCAGCAACGGAAATGCTGCAGCATCGCTTGCCGCATACGCCGCACGTGCCGGCAAGGAGGCCTATACAGTTGTCCCAAATCTTATAGAGAAGTGCAAGCTCACTCAGATAGCGGCCTTCGGGGCAAGGATAATACGATACGGCGAGAGCGTTGACGAGGGCATAAGTTACGCCGATGGACTGGCCGAGGGCAAGGGGCTCTACAACGTCACGCCCGAGAGGAATGTAGTGGGCCTTGAGGGGCAGAAGACAATAGCCTTTGAGCTGTGGGAGGAGCTTAGCCCTACGCATGTGATAGTTCCTACGGGGAGCGGCAGCAACCTCTACAGCATCTACAAGGGCTTTAAAGAGCTCCTCACCATCAGGGCCATCGATGAAATGCCCAGGATGATAGTGGTTCAGGCTGAAAGGTGCTCGCCCATAGCGAGTGAGGTGCTTGGCATCGAGCCGAAAGCAGAGCCGACCAAAGCACTTGGGCTGTACGTAAAGAACCCGCTCACGAAGGGGCTGGCGTTGGAGGCTATACGTGAGAGCGATGGGACAGCCGTTCTCGTGGGAGATGATGAGCTCGATCTCGGTGAGAGGTTGCTCGCGAAGGAGGGCATCTTTGCGGAGTATGCATCCGCTGTTATAGTCCCAGCTCTTCTCAAGCTTGCCGAGGAGGGCTACTTTAATAGAGACGATAGGATAGCCCTCATAGTGACGAGTTCTGGCCTTAAGGGCCATTACTCCGAGAGCAGGGAGAAATTCGCGATTGGTGGCACAAAACTGGAAATCCTTAAGCTCCTTAGCGAAAGGAGTATGTACGGCTATGAGATTTGGGAGGCCTTGGAGAAGCCCCTTAAGTATCAAGCGGTCTATCAGCATCTCAGCGAGCTGGAAAGCCTCGGTCTGATAGAGGAATCCTATCGGAAGGGGAGGCGGGTCTACTACGGCATAACCGAGAAGGGCAGGAAGTTCCTCGAGACACTCTCCGCTTAA
- the rpiA gene encoding ribose-5-phosphate isomerase RpiA, translating to MKELKRAVAKEALKFIEDDMIVSLGTGSTTAYFLEYLGKLIMEEELEDVYGVPTSYQARLLALEYGVPVVGLDEVDAIDIAVDGADEVDLNLNLIKGRGAALTMEKIVEYRAGTFLVLVDESKLVERLGQKMPVPIEVIPAAWRAIKEELEVFNATAELRMASKKDGPVVTENGNFLLDARFHRIDDPLDLEIELNNIPGVVENGIFADIADIVLVGTREGVKRLER from the coding sequence ATGAAGGAGCTGAAAAGAGCGGTTGCTAAAGAGGCTTTGAAGTTCATTGAGGACGATATGATAGTGAGCCTTGGAACGGGCTCCACTACTGCCTACTTCCTCGAGTATCTCGGCAAGCTCATAATGGAAGAGGAACTCGAAGACGTCTATGGCGTCCCGACGTCCTATCAGGCAAGACTATTGGCACTCGAGTACGGCGTTCCAGTTGTTGGCTTGGATGAAGTTGATGCCATAGACATAGCCGTTGACGGCGCCGACGAGGTTGACCTCAACCTGAATCTGATAAAGGGCCGCGGGGCAGCGCTGACAATGGAGAAAATCGTCGAGTACCGTGCGGGAACGTTTCTCGTGCTGGTGGACGAGAGCAAGCTCGTAGAGAGGCTCGGTCAGAAGATGCCAGTGCCCATAGAGGTCATCCCAGCCGCGTGGAGGGCCATAAAAGAGGAACTTGAGGTCTTCAACGCCACCGCCGAGCTCAGGATGGCCAGTAAGAAGGACGGACCGGTGGTCACGGAGAACGGAAACTTCCTTCTCGACGCGAGGTTCCACCGCATCGACGACCCGCTCGACCTGGAGATAGAGCTCAACAACATTCCAGGCGTGGTTGAGAACGGCATATTCGCGGATATAGCTGACATAGTCCTCGTAGGCACGAGGGAAGGCGTCAAGAGGCTCGAGCGGTGA
- a CDS encoding transglutaminase-like domain-containing protein: protein MFGHVAVGVKIGEKLYILDQRLPSFNLDTWLMKWNKKKTTVHKLKKVLMQTRLG from the coding sequence ATTTTTGGTCATGTTGCTGTAGGTGTTAAAATTGGAGAGAAACTCTACATTCTGGATCAACGCTTACCGAGTTTTAATTTGGATACTTGGCTAATGAAATGGAACAAAAAGAAGACAACTGTTCATAAACTCAAAAAAGTGTTAATGCAGACTCGACTAGGTTAA
- a CDS encoding transglutaminase-like domain-containing protein, protein MSILSKITEIKREFCPTLGEIDNIKIQRLVNQLKGDSEKETLVNILEWEDKNIRYPTERWIVS, encoded by the coding sequence ATGTCAATACTCTCAAAAATTACAGAGATCAAAAGAGAATTTTGTCCAACACTGGGAGAGATAGATAACATAAAAATACAGAGATTAGTAAATCAACTAAAAGGAGATTCTGAGAAAGAAACATTAGTTAATATCTTAGAATGGGAAGACAAGAACATAAGATACCCGACAGAAAGATGGATAGTATCATGA
- the upp gene encoding uracil phosphoribosyltransferase, with translation MIRDERWTGVYHFEDSPFIMEILTELRDERTGPIAFRKGLVKLGRYLAYEITKTMETERIRINTPLEETDGVLITDRRNVVIITVLRAAIPLMEGLIKVLDHARVGIVSASRSKAPKFEIEMKYVKVPQIKEKDTVIIADPMIATGSTLIKVLDEVKKYGKAKRYVIVGVLAAPEGISRIKEAHPDVEMFVAAIDRELNEKGYILPGLGDAGDRAFGAPSKV, from the coding sequence ATGATCAGGGACGAACGCTGGACTGGAGTTTACCATTTTGAGGACTCGCCCTTTATTATGGAGATCCTAACCGAGCTCAGGGACGAGAGGACGGGGCCTATAGCCTTCAGAAAGGGACTCGTCAAGCTTGGCAGATACCTGGCCTACGAGATAACCAAGACGATGGAGACAGAGAGAATCAGGATAAACACGCCCCTCGAGGAGACTGACGGAGTCCTCATCACTGACAGACGCAACGTTGTCATAATAACAGTTCTCAGGGCCGCGATTCCACTGATGGAGGGTCTGATCAAGGTTCTCGACCACGCCCGCGTGGGCATCGTCTCGGCCTCCCGCAGCAAGGCTCCGAAGTTCGAAATAGAAATGAAGTACGTCAAGGTGCCCCAGATAAAGGAGAAAGACACAGTCATCATAGCCGACCCGATGATAGCGACGGGCTCGACGCTGATTAAGGTTCTCGACGAGGTCAAGAAGTACGGGAAGGCCAAGCGCTACGTCATCGTCGGTGTCCTTGCGGCTCCGGAGGGGATAAGCAGGATAAAGGAAGCCCATCCGGACGTCGAAATGTTCGTCGCGGCAATAGACAGGGAGCTTAACGAAAAGGGCTACATTCTGCCGGGCCTTGGGGATGCCGGCGACAGGGCTTTCGGAGCGCCGAGTAAGGTCTGA
- a CDS encoding MATE family efflux transporter, translating into MRDSKVQRTREEILHGPIEKTLLSLSLPLIINNLVQVLYNITDTFWLGKLGRAELSAPGTAWPMIGTLMALGMGFATAGFALVGQYVGAGRYREANRAAGSLYSLVLIFATFVGIFGYFATPYALRFMHVSESVYPYALSYTRIIFLGIPFAFTSFDFSFLLRAVGDTKTPMKLNLLTVAVNIALDPILIFGWFGFPEMGVTGAALATITANSIGSLIGAYLLFTGKVGVHLTPENLTPDLEFYSKIFRIGLPSSIGQSANNFGFVILTRIIFGFGDVAYAAYIITTRLVNVLTSISRGISMGMGTMVAQNVGAEQYKRAKRIAERTMMVNFAIAFFSVLLIGIFREEVFRVFLNDPAVIAESEVVLKYFLISVPFFNGIFVVVTNVFRSAGHTKKSMALSILRLWGLRIPMSYAFGYIPALAFSFVLLGHTVSVHIPLAELFNFTSKGVFFGMGMSNFITAGVALVWFMKGTWMQRVIGRVE; encoded by the coding sequence ATGAGGGACTCCAAAGTTCAGAGGACGCGCGAGGAAATTCTCCACGGGCCCATTGAGAAGACGCTTCTGTCTCTCTCGCTCCCGCTCATAATCAATAACTTAGTGCAGGTTCTGTACAACATCACCGACACATTCTGGCTCGGCAAGCTTGGAAGGGCAGAACTCTCAGCTCCAGGAACTGCCTGGCCTATGATAGGAACCCTTATGGCCCTCGGCATGGGCTTTGCCACGGCAGGCTTTGCACTCGTCGGGCAGTACGTAGGGGCCGGGAGGTACAGAGAAGCGAACAGAGCTGCGGGTTCACTCTACTCCCTCGTGCTAATCTTTGCCACCTTTGTCGGGATATTCGGCTACTTCGCGACGCCCTATGCACTCCGCTTCATGCACGTTTCCGAGAGTGTCTACCCATATGCTTTGAGCTACACGAGGATAATATTCCTCGGCATACCCTTTGCCTTCACCAGCTTTGATTTCAGCTTTCTCCTAAGGGCCGTCGGTGACACCAAAACACCGATGAAGCTCAACCTCCTGACGGTGGCCGTAAACATAGCCCTCGACCCCATCCTAATATTCGGATGGTTCGGCTTTCCTGAAATGGGGGTCACTGGAGCCGCCCTAGCCACGATAACAGCTAACAGCATTGGCTCACTCATAGGTGCCTACTTGCTCTTCACTGGTAAGGTTGGCGTGCATCTCACTCCGGAGAACCTCACACCGGATTTGGAATTCTACAGTAAAATATTCCGCATCGGACTGCCCTCGAGCATCGGCCAGTCTGCCAACAACTTCGGGTTCGTCATCCTGACGAGAATAATCTTCGGCTTCGGCGACGTCGCCTACGCTGCCTACATAATCACTACCCGCCTCGTGAACGTGCTCACTAGCATATCAAGGGGAATAAGTATGGGAATGGGCACGATGGTCGCCCAGAACGTCGGTGCGGAGCAGTACAAGAGGGCCAAGAGGATAGCCGAGAGGACGATGATGGTAAACTTTGCCATAGCCTTTTTCTCGGTTCTCCTGATCGGAATATTCAGAGAGGAGGTTTTCCGAGTCTTTCTCAATGACCCAGCTGTTATAGCCGAGAGTGAAGTCGTTCTCAAGTACTTTCTAATTTCTGTCCCATTCTTCAACGGCATCTTCGTAGTAGTTACCAACGTCTTCAGGAGCGCAGGTCACACGAAAAAGAGCATGGCCTTAAGCATACTCCGCCTTTGGGGCCTGAGGATACCGATGAGCTATGCCTTTGGTTATATACCAGCGCTGGCCTTCAGCTTCGTCCTGCTTGGGCACACAGTCAGCGTCCACATTCCGCTGGCCGAGCTCTTCAACTTCACGAGCAAGGGAGTGTTCTTTGGCATGGGCATGAGCAACTTTATAACGGCTGGAGTGGCTTTAGTCTGGTTCATGAAGGGCACCTGGATGCAGAGGGTCATTGGAAGAGTGGAATAA
- the ppsA gene encoding phosphoenolpyruvate synthase — MSEYKFIKWFEELGKKDVALVGGKGANLGELNNAGIPVPPGFCVTAKAYKYFVENIRVEDGRTLQEWIMDIIAQTNVDDSKQLQENTAKIREKIISMEMPEDIAKEIVDAYKKLSQRFNKDAVYVAVRSSATAEDLPEASFAGQQETYLDVHGEDDVLEKVKRCWASLWTARATFYRAKQGFDHSKVYLSAVVQKMVNSETSGVMFTANPVTNDRSEIMINAAWGLGEAVVSGAVSPDEYIVEKGTWKIKEKYIAKKEIMIVRNPETGKGTVTVKTAEYLGPEYVEKQVLTDEQILEVAKIGARIEEHYGWPQDIEWAYDKDDGKLYIVQSRPITTLKEEVKTEDAEMTEEMKVLLKGLGASPGIGAGKVVVIFDASDVDKVKEGDVLVTTMTNPDMVPAMKRASAIVTDEGGRTCHAAIVSRELGIPAVVGTKDATKVLKDGMLVTVDGTRGVVYEGIVKSLVKDEEEKAAGSQVVVTGAPLITATEVKVNVSMPEVAERAAATGADGVGLLRAEHMILGIGAHPIKFIKEGREEELVEKLVEGIRKVVEAFYPRRVWYRTLDAPTNEFRELPGGEDEPEERNPMLGWRGIRRGLDQPELLKAEFKAIKRLVDEGYDNIGVMLPLVSHPEQIRKAKKIAMEVGLIPHKDVEWGVMIETPASALIIEDLIKEGLDFVSFGTNDLTQYTLAIDRDNERVFKLYDEKHPAVLKLIENVIKVCKKYGVETSICGQAGSDPKMVKLLVRMGIDSVSANPDAVELVRKTVAREEQKLMLEAARKRLFE; from the coding sequence ATGAGCGAATACAAGTTTATAAAATGGTTTGAAGAGCTCGGAAAGAAGGATGTTGCCCTTGTTGGTGGAAAGGGTGCAAACCTTGGTGAACTTAACAACGCTGGTATTCCGGTTCCACCTGGATTTTGTGTTACTGCTAAGGCCTACAAGTACTTCGTTGAGAACATCCGCGTTGAGGACGGTAGAACCCTTCAGGAGTGGATTATGGACATAATCGCCCAGACTAACGTTGATGACAGCAAGCAGCTCCAGGAGAATACCGCCAAGATAAGAGAGAAGATAATCTCCATGGAGATGCCAGAGGATATAGCCAAAGAAATTGTCGACGCTTACAAGAAGCTCAGCCAGCGCTTCAACAAGGACGCCGTTTATGTTGCCGTCCGCTCTTCTGCCACCGCTGAGGACCTCCCGGAGGCTTCCTTCGCCGGCCAGCAGGAGACCTACCTCGACGTCCACGGCGAGGACGACGTTCTCGAGAAGGTCAAGCGTTGCTGGGCCAGCCTCTGGACAGCTAGGGCCACCTTCTACAGGGCCAAACAGGGCTTCGACCACAGTAAGGTTTACCTCAGCGCTGTCGTCCAGAAGATGGTCAACAGCGAGACCAGCGGTGTTATGTTCACCGCCAACCCGGTCACCAACGATAGGAGTGAGATAATGATCAACGCTGCCTGGGGCCTCGGTGAGGCCGTCGTCAGCGGTGCCGTTTCTCCGGACGAGTACATAGTCGAGAAAGGCACCTGGAAGATCAAGGAGAAGTACATCGCCAAGAAGGAGATAATGATCGTCAGGAACCCCGAGACCGGTAAGGGAACCGTCACCGTTAAGACTGCCGAGTACCTCGGCCCAGAGTACGTCGAGAAGCAGGTCCTCACCGACGAGCAGATACTCGAGGTCGCCAAGATCGGTGCCAGGATCGAGGAGCACTACGGCTGGCCACAGGACATCGAGTGGGCCTACGACAAGGACGACGGCAAGCTCTACATTGTCCAGTCCAGGCCGATTACGACCCTTAAGGAAGAGGTTAAGACAGAAGACGCCGAGATGACTGAGGAGATGAAGGTTCTCCTCAAGGGTCTCGGAGCCTCACCGGGTATTGGTGCCGGTAAGGTTGTCGTCATCTTCGACGCGAGTGACGTAGACAAGGTCAAGGAGGGCGATGTCCTCGTCACCACCATGACCAACCCGGACATGGTTCCGGCCATGAAGAGGGCCAGCGCTATCGTCACCGACGAGGGCGGTAGGACCTGTCACGCCGCCATCGTCAGCAGGGAGCTCGGTATTCCAGCTGTTGTCGGTACCAAGGATGCTACCAAGGTCCTCAAGGACGGCATGCTCGTTACCGTCGACGGTACCAGGGGTGTCGTCTACGAGGGCATAGTCAAGAGCCTCGTTAAGGACGAAGAGGAGAAGGCCGCTGGCAGTCAGGTAGTTGTCACCGGTGCTCCGCTCATCACCGCCACCGAGGTCAAGGTCAACGTCTCGATGCCTGAGGTCGCAGAGAGGGCCGCCGCCACCGGCGCGGACGGAGTTGGCCTCCTTAGGGCCGAGCACATGATCCTCGGCATCGGTGCCCACCCGATCAAGTTCATCAAGGAGGGCAGGGAAGAGGAGCTCGTCGAGAAGCTCGTCGAGGGTATCAGGAAGGTCGTCGAGGCCTTCTACCCGAGGAGGGTCTGGTACAGGACCCTTGACGCCCCGACCAACGAGTTCCGCGAGCTCCCAGGTGGCGAGGACGAGCCAGAAGAGAGGAACCCGATGCTTGGCTGGAGAGGCATCAGACGCGGTCTCGACCAGCCGGAGCTCCTCAAGGCCGAGTTCAAGGCCATCAAGAGGCTCGTTGACGAGGGCTACGACAACATCGGTGTCATGCTCCCGCTCGTCAGCCACCCGGAGCAGATCAGGAAGGCCAAGAAGATAGCCATGGAGGTTGGCCTCATTCCGCACAAGGACGTCGAGTGGGGCGTCATGATCGAGACCCCGGCCAGCGCCCTCATCATCGAGGACCTCATCAAGGAGGGCCTTGACTTCGTAAGCTTCGGTACCAACGACCTCACCCAGTACACCCTCGCCATCGATAGGGACAACGAGCGCGTCTTCAAGCTCTACGACGAGAAGCACCCGGCCGTTCTCAAGCTCATCGAGAATGTCATCAAGGTCTGCAAGAAGTACGGCGTCGAGACCAGCATCTGCGGTCAGGCCGGCAGCGACCCGAAGATGGTCAAGCTCCTCGTCAGAATGGGTATCGACAGCGTCAGCGCCAACCCGGATGCCGTCGAGCTCGTCAGGAAGACCGTTGCCAGGGAAGAGCAGAAGCTCATGCTCGAGGCCGCCAGGAAGAGGCTCTTCGAGTGA
- a CDS encoding ArnT family glycosyltransferase, whose protein sequence is MEKERVMPLIPFILALGVSLATMPPWNTLTYDGALYLDIARNLANDITSFTYQEVYMMYRPPLYPYTLSLFYHFVPEEYHLLVARLVSAFFFSFTAVLVYLLARDIFGDERRSIIASLFFISNPLAFTMATRELVHSEFTFFYTLAVYLLYTGRKKRNVLRIYISFIAAGLAILTRYTGLSIVVVFLVYLYLTDHWKWVKKREYWIGLILLAFTLAPWLYMGHIYYGGIFRPFSVASRVVTLDRPISVLDYINMLLKDLGYLLPALTTLGFVRLKKNDEGWLIISWFFMGLMGILTVTHKETRFITFLAPAMAILTEEGVMILIDAVEHFRPKTLGRYRTVLILALALLFLMPISRRAYDLKDTWNVVGKYDSDILNYAADHYQAEKLLVSPYLYTMAGFYYPDASVEMILYSNKTREKIARGYYDLIIYKEPKTYLNIEESGNYLLIKKFYEGKFKIYARREN, encoded by the coding sequence ATGGAGAAAGAGCGCGTGATGCCGTTGATTCCATTTATCCTAGCTCTGGGAGTCAGCCTCGCGACGATGCCCCCCTGGAACACGCTCACCTACGACGGGGCGCTCTACCTAGATATAGCCCGAAATCTGGCCAATGACATAACTAGCTTCACATATCAGGAAGTTTACATGATGTATAGACCCCCACTATATCCATACACCCTTTCGCTTTTCTACCACTTCGTTCCCGAGGAGTACCATCTCCTCGTTGCGAGGCTCGTTTCGGCATTCTTCTTCTCGTTCACTGCAGTTCTCGTTTACCTACTCGCAAGAGACATATTCGGGGACGAGAGGAGGAGCATAATTGCAAGTCTATTTTTCATCAGCAATCCCCTAGCATTCACGATGGCTACGCGTGAACTGGTTCACAGCGAATTCACGTTCTTTTATACCCTTGCCGTCTACTTGCTCTACACCGGACGAAAAAAAAGAAACGTACTGAGAATATACATTTCATTCATAGCTGCAGGTCTAGCGATCCTCACCCGATACACCGGCCTCTCCATCGTGGTGGTCTTTTTAGTGTATCTCTACCTCACAGACCACTGGAAATGGGTCAAGAAAAGGGAGTACTGGATTGGGTTGATATTATTGGCGTTCACACTCGCCCCCTGGCTTTACATGGGACACATCTACTACGGGGGAATTTTCAGACCCTTCAGTGTAGCCTCGCGCGTCGTTACGCTGGACAGACCCATCTCTGTTTTGGACTACATCAATATGCTCCTCAAAGACCTCGGCTATCTCCTGCCGGCGCTCACGACACTTGGCTTCGTCAGACTGAAGAAGAATGACGAGGGATGGCTCATCATAAGCTGGTTCTTCATGGGGTTGATGGGTATACTCACAGTTACCCATAAGGAGACGCGTTTCATAACATTTCTTGCACCGGCCATGGCAATACTCACCGAGGAGGGTGTAATGATACTCATCGATGCAGTCGAACACTTTAGACCAAAGACCTTAGGTAGGTACCGGACTGTGCTGATATTAGCCCTTGCATTGCTGTTTCTCATGCCAATAAGCAGGAGAGCGTACGACTTAAAGGATACCTGGAACGTCGTTGGAAAGTACGATTCAGATATTTTAAACTACGCTGCAGACCATTATCAAGCTGAGAAACTTTTAGTTTCACCGTACCTGTACACGATGGCAGGTTTCTACTACCCTGATGCAAGTGTAGAAATGATCCTGTACAGCAACAAAACGAGAGAAAAGATAGCAAGAGGTTACTATGACCTAATAATATACAAAGAACCTAAAACTTACCTAAACATCGAAGAGAGCGGAAACTACTTACTAATCAAAAAGTTCTACGAAGGAAAGTTCAAAATATACGCCAGGAGGGAGAATTAG